A genome region from Pseudomonas sp. N3-W includes the following:
- a CDS encoding cytochrome c — protein sequence MTLKRLSVVLLACLTLSACGGVDPNSPLGQRKAIFKQMLKTGEDLGGMLRGRIPFDGGKFADGAVKLDALSHEPWKHFPQVREEDHTSAKDSVWQQQARFQEMARTLEAATGDLVIASKVQPYQASNLGPAVQKVEDACSACHKQFRDH from the coding sequence ATGACTCTTAAAAGACTTTCTGTTGTATTGCTGGCCTGCCTGACCTTGTCCGCCTGCGGCGGCGTTGATCCCAATTCTCCCCTGGGTCAGCGCAAGGCGATCTTCAAGCAGATGCTCAAGACCGGCGAGGACCTGGGCGGCATGTTGCGTGGCCGTATTCCGTTTGACGGCGGCAAATTTGCTGACGGCGCAGTGAAGCTTGATGCGCTGTCCCATGAGCCGTGGAAACATTTCCCGCAGGTGCGTGAAGAAGATCACACCAGTGCCAAGGACTCCGTGTGGCAGCAGCAGGCACGTTTTCAGGAAATGGCCCGCACCCTTGAAGCCGCCACCGGTGACCTGGTGATTGCCAGCAAGGTTCAGCCTTACCAGGCCAGCAACCTCGGGCCGGCCGTGCAGAAAGTCGAAGATGCCTGCAGTGCGTGCCATAAACAATTTCGGGATCATTGA
- a CDS encoding murein transglycosylase A produces MNSRFKAWRHHLAWTLPMVAVLAGCTGGDNNKPKTHALATYSSATWEALPTVSDDDLLAGFGSWRSACTRLKADPVWGTTCAAAANVPQTAGEIRGFLKQNLDVYGLRAANDNPDGLITGYYEPVYPGSLTQTDVANIPVYGVPDDMIIVALDSIYPELKGKRLRGRLEGRVLKPYDDAATIETKGVNAPVVAWLTDPMNLQFLQIQGSGRIQLDDGRQLRIAYADQNGHPYRPIGRWLVEQGELKKEDVTMGAISAWAKANPSRIPELLGSNPSYVFFTRNPDSNEGPRGSLNVPLTAGYSAAVDRKVIPLGSLLWLSTTKPDGTALVRPVAAQDTGGAIAGEVRADLFWGTGDAAGQLAGDMKQQGQIWMLWPKGAALPQVPQVADAVKTNP; encoded by the coding sequence ATGAACAGCCGTTTCAAGGCCTGGCGTCATCACCTCGCCTGGACCCTGCCGATGGTAGCCGTGCTCGCGGGCTGCACCGGTGGCGATAACAACAAACCAAAAACCCATGCCCTGGCCACTTACAGCAGCGCGACCTGGGAAGCATTGCCGACGGTGTCCGACGACGACCTGCTCGCCGGTTTCGGCTCCTGGCGTAGTGCCTGCACCCGGCTCAAGGCCGACCCGGTCTGGGGCACGACCTGCGCGGCAGCGGCCAACGTCCCGCAAACCGCCGGCGAGATTCGCGGTTTTCTCAAGCAGAATCTCGACGTCTATGGCCTGCGCGCCGCCAACGACAATCCCGACGGATTGATTACCGGCTACTACGAACCGGTCTATCCCGGCAGCCTGACCCAGACCGACGTGGCGAACATCCCGGTGTATGGCGTGCCCGATGACATGATCATCGTCGCGCTGGACAGCATCTACCCGGAACTCAAGGGCAAACGCCTTCGCGGCCGACTTGAAGGCCGTGTACTTAAGCCCTATGACGATGCGGCGACCATCGAAACCAAAGGGGTCAATGCGCCCGTCGTTGCTTGGCTGACCGATCCGATGAACCTGCAGTTCCTGCAGATCCAGGGTTCCGGTCGCATTCAGCTCGACGATGGCCGACAACTGCGAATCGCTTATGCCGACCAGAACGGCCACCCTTATCGTCCCATCGGCCGCTGGCTGGTGGAACAGGGTGAGTTGAAGAAAGAAGACGTGACCATGGGCGCCATCAGCGCTTGGGCCAAGGCCAATCCGTCGCGCATTCCCGAGCTGTTGGGCAGCAACCCAAGCTACGTGTTCTTCACCCGCAACCCGGACAGCAACGAAGGGCCACGGGGTTCGCTGAACGTGCCGTTGACTGCCGGCTACAGCGCGGCGGTGGACCGCAAGGTGATTCCGCTCGGGAGCTTGTTGTGGTTATCGACCACCAAACCGGACGGCACGGCATTGGTTCGCCCAGTGGCGGCTCAAGACACGGGCGGCGCGATTGCCGGCGAAGTGCGTGCGGACTTGTTCTGGGGCACCGGCGATGCGGCCGGGCAACTGGCCGGGGACATGAAACAGCAGGGGCAGATCTGGATGTTGTGGCCTAAAGGTGCAGCGCTGCCGCAAGTGCCTCAGGTGGCGGATGCGGTGAAGACCAATCCTTAA
- a CDS encoding MAPEG family protein, with protein sequence MTVALWCILIAIFLPYLCTGVAKTSGGFRLKDNHDPRSFQDSVQGVAKRAYAAQINSFEVTPAFAAAVIVAHLVGTAQLVTVNVLAVLFITSRLLYIICYLADWAILRSLVWFVGMGLIASFFFVSI encoded by the coding sequence ATGACGGTTGCTCTGTGGTGCATTTTGATCGCGATTTTCCTGCCGTATTTGTGTACGGGTGTGGCCAAGACCAGTGGTGGGTTCAGGCTGAAGGACAATCATGATCCACGCAGTTTTCAGGATTCGGTTCAAGGTGTGGCCAAGCGTGCCTATGCCGCGCAGATCAACAGCTTCGAAGTGACCCCTGCGTTTGCGGCGGCGGTGATCGTCGCGCATCTGGTGGGCACGGCGCAGTTGGTGACGGTCAATGTGCTGGCCGTTCTGTTTATCACCAGTCGGCTGTTGTACATCATCTGCTATCTGGCGGACTGGGCGATCTTGCGGTCGCTGGTGTGGTTTGTGGGAATGGGGTTGATTGCCAGTTTCTTCTTTGTGTCGATCTGA
- a CDS encoding DMT family transporter: MLATALVLVAALLHAAWNTLIKFSAERLLVVACMDSVALLFVALMLPFLNAPPMDLWPWILASAAFELLYRYLLILAYRVGDLGLVYPLMRGLSPLVVLTLTLIFAGEVMTHQQIFGILLIPFGMLCLLWQGGGGARLPWSMLPVVALIGLCIGCYTFIDGQALRRWPHPLDYLVWVTLLSAWPFPLLAWGRKRPAFKLFWREQWRLGLAVGFCVLFSYALVLWAMQLGSIAETAALREISVILVVLFGMRYLKEPFGRPRLLACGLVLIGILVMKF, encoded by the coding sequence GTGCTTGCGACGGCTCTGGTATTGGTGGCGGCGCTGTTGCATGCGGCGTGGAATACCCTGATCAAGTTCAGCGCCGAACGGCTGCTGGTCGTGGCGTGCATGGACAGTGTGGCGCTGCTGTTTGTCGCGTTGATGCTGCCGTTCCTGAATGCGCCACCCATGGACCTGTGGCCGTGGATTCTGGCGTCGGCGGCGTTCGAACTGCTTTACCGCTATCTGCTGATTCTGGCCTATCGGGTGGGTGATCTGGGACTGGTCTATCCGCTGATGCGGGGACTGTCACCGTTGGTGGTACTGACACTCACACTGATTTTTGCCGGGGAGGTAATGACCCATCAGCAGATCTTCGGGATTCTGCTGATCCCGTTCGGCATGCTCTGCCTGCTGTGGCAGGGCGGTGGTGGGGCGCGGCTGCCATGGTCGATGTTGCCAGTGGTGGCACTCATCGGCTTGTGCATTGGCTGCTACACCTTCATTGATGGCCAGGCGTTGCGGCGCTGGCCCCATCCACTTGATTACCTGGTCTGGGTCACGTTGCTCAGTGCCTGGCCGTTTCCGTTGTTGGCGTGGGGGCGCAAGCGGCCGGCGTTCAAACTGTTCTGGCGTGAGCAGTGGCGACTGGGGCTGGCGGTCGGGTTCTGTGTGTTGTTCAGCTACGCTCTGGTGCTGTGGGCGATGCAGTTGGGCTCGATTGCCGAAACGGCGGCGCTGCGCGAAATCAGCGTGATCCTGGTGGTGCTATTCGGCATGCGTTATCTGAAAGAGCCCTTTGGCCGGCCTCGGCTCTTGGCCTGTGGGTTGGTGTTGATTGGCATACTGGTGATGAAGTTCTGA
- a CDS encoding MFS transporter — protein sequence MPLALLALAVAAFGIGTTEFVIMGLLPDVARDLGVSIPHAGLLITGYALGVVFGAPILAIGTANMPRKATLLGMTLMFILGNILCALAPNYATLMAARVITALCHGAFFGIGSVVAAGLVAPNKRAQAIAMMFTGLTLANVLGVPLGTALGQYAGWRSTFWAVSVIGVIAAIAQWVWLPKDIAMDKANLASEFKVLGKVNVLLALGMSVLASTSLFSVFTYIAPILQDITGVSPHGVTIMLLLFGVGLTAGSMIGGRLADSRLLPSLVGMALAVVLVLAAFSQTSHSEIPAAITLVLWGIFAFALCPILQLLIIDQAHEAPNLGSTLNQSAFNLGNAAGAWIGGLVVASGADLADLPWTGALVSGLTVLTALFYIYLQRRAAAAVNVSG from the coding sequence ATGCCACTCGCCTTGCTTGCCCTCGCTGTTGCCGCGTTCGGCATCGGCACCACTGAATTCGTCATCATGGGCTTGCTGCCCGATGTCGCCCGCGACCTCGGCGTCAGCATTCCCCACGCGGGTCTGTTGATCACCGGCTACGCCCTGGGTGTGGTGTTCGGCGCGCCGATCCTGGCGATCGGCACGGCCAACATGCCGCGCAAAGCCACGCTGCTGGGTATGACGCTGATGTTCATCCTCGGCAACATCCTCTGCGCCCTGGCGCCGAACTACGCGACGCTGATGGCGGCCCGAGTCATCACGGCCTTATGCCACGGCGCATTCTTCGGTATCGGCTCGGTGGTGGCCGCCGGTCTGGTGGCACCGAACAAACGGGCCCAGGCCATTGCGATGATGTTCACTGGTCTGACATTGGCCAATGTGCTCGGCGTGCCACTGGGTACGGCGCTCGGTCAATACGCCGGCTGGCGCTCGACCTTCTGGGCGGTGTCGGTGATCGGTGTGATCGCGGCCATCGCGCAATGGGTGTGGCTGCCCAAGGACATCGCCATGGACAAGGCCAACCTCGCCAGCGAGTTCAAGGTGCTGGGCAAGGTCAATGTGCTGCTGGCGCTGGGCATGAGCGTGCTGGCGTCCACCAGTCTGTTCAGCGTGTTCACTTACATCGCGCCGATCCTGCAAGACATCACCGGCGTCAGCCCCCATGGTGTGACCATCATGCTGCTGCTCTTCGGCGTCGGCCTGACGGCGGGCAGCATGATTGGCGGGCGCCTGGCGGACAGTCGCCTGCTGCCGTCCCTGGTGGGCATGGCGCTGGCGGTCGTGCTGGTGCTGGCGGCGTTCAGCCAGACCAGCCACTCGGAGATTCCGGCAGCGATCACGCTGGTGTTGTGGGGCATTTTTGCCTTTGCACTGTGCCCGATCCTGCAACTGCTGATCATCGATCAGGCCCATGAGGCACCGAACCTGGGTTCGACCCTGAACCAGAGTGCGTTCAACCTCGGCAACGCCGCCGGCGCGTGGATTGGCGGGTTGGTGGTCGCCAGCGGTGCGGACCTGGCGGACCTGCCATGGACCGGGGCGCTGGTCAGTGGGTTGACGGTGCTGACGGCGCTTTTCTATATCTACCTGCAACGTCGGGCTGCGGCTGCGGTCAATGTGTCCGGCTGA
- a CDS encoding sodium:proton antiporter, which yields MLELVAAFICLTSLLTYVNFRFIGLPPTIGVMVTALMFSLLLQGLSFMGYPGLEERVQQLIGQIDFGDLLMNWMLSFLLFAGALHVNLNDLRSYRWPIGLLATFGVLIATAVIGSLAYYIFALFGWHVSFLYCLLFGALISPTDPIAVLGVLRTANASKPLKTTIVGESLFNDGTAVVVFTVLLGIAQLGETPTISATAMLFAHEAIGGVVFGGLIGYLVYLMIKSIEQHQIEVMLTLALVIGGSAMASELHVSAPIAMVVAGLIIGNLGRNLAMNDMTRKYLDGFWELLDDMLNALLFALIGMELLLLPFNWLHVLAASLLALAILLSRLLTVAPAIVLLRRWRTVPRGTIRILTWGGLRGGVSVALALALPLGPERDLILSITYIVVLSSILLQGLSIGKLVKHVTRDEPAPAAQAEHH from the coding sequence ATGCTTGAACTTGTCGCTGCGTTCATCTGCCTCACCTCGCTACTCACCTACGTGAATTTCCGTTTCATCGGCCTGCCTCCGACCATCGGTGTGATGGTCACCGCGTTGATGTTTTCCCTGCTGTTGCAAGGCCTGAGTTTCATGGGCTACCCCGGTCTCGAAGAACGCGTGCAACAGTTGATCGGCCAGATCGATTTCGGCGACCTGCTGATGAACTGGATGCTGTCCTTCCTGCTGTTCGCCGGCGCCCTGCACGTCAACCTCAATGACCTGCGCAGCTACCGCTGGCCCATCGGCCTGCTGGCGACCTTCGGCGTATTGATCGCCACCGCCGTGATCGGCAGCCTGGCGTATTACATTTTCGCCCTGTTCGGCTGGCACGTGAGTTTCCTCTACTGCCTGCTGTTCGGTGCGCTGATTTCGCCCACCGACCCGATTGCCGTACTCGGCGTCCTGCGCACCGCCAATGCCTCCAAGCCACTGAAAACCACCATCGTCGGCGAGTCGCTGTTCAACGACGGTACGGCGGTCGTGGTGTTCACCGTGTTGCTGGGCATTGCGCAACTGGGCGAAACCCCGACCATCAGCGCCACGGCCATGCTGTTTGCCCATGAAGCGATTGGCGGCGTGGTGTTCGGCGGGCTGATCGGCTACCTCGTGTACCTGATGATCAAGAGCATCGAGCAGCACCAGATCGAGGTCATGCTGACCCTGGCGCTGGTGATCGGCGGCTCGGCCATGGCCTCGGAGCTGCACGTCTCGGCGCCGATTGCGATGGTGGTCGCCGGCCTGATCATCGGCAACCTGGGCCGCAACCTGGCGATGAACGACATGACCCGCAAGTACCTGGACGGTTTCTGGGAACTGCTCGACGACATGCTCAATGCCCTGCTGTTCGCGCTGATCGGCATGGAGCTGTTGCTGTTGCCGTTCAACTGGCTGCATGTGCTGGCCGCAAGTTTGCTGGCCCTGGCGATTCTGCTGTCGCGGCTGCTGACCGTGGCGCCGGCCATTGTCTTGCTGCGGCGCTGGCGCACGGTGCCGCGCGGCACGATCCGGATTCTGACCTGGGGTGGGCTGCGTGGCGGTGTTTCGGTGGCATTGGCCCTGGCCCTGCCGCTGGGCCCGGAGCGCGATCTGATCCTGAGCATCACCTACATCGTGGTGCTGTCATCGATCCTGTTGCAGGGTTTGAGCATCGGCAAACTGGTCAAGCACGTCACCAGGGACGAGCCTGCACCAGCGGCACAGGCCGAGCATCACTGA
- a CDS encoding formate/nitrite transporter family protein: MNTQKDGKTPNLSAEEQQDVDQNQPPRAAVLHEIIRTQGDQELERSVAALWWSALAAGLTMGLSLMAMGLLNSRLPDSEAFKVIASFGYCAGFLAVILARQQLFTENTLTAVLPVMTKPTLGNFGRLLRLWTVVLFGNLCGTLLVAYVMLHLPIFDTKTDAAFLEIGRKVMENSTSQMFAKGIISGWMIATMVWMIPSMESAKMWIIILITYLMALGDFTHIVVGSAEVSYLVFAGELPWKDFWLVFAGPTLAGNIIGGSFIFALLSHAQIRSESGPPTTSADQKTDPQQVKK, from the coding sequence ATGAACACTCAAAAAGACGGCAAGACCCCCAACCTCTCGGCTGAAGAACAGCAAGACGTCGACCAGAACCAGCCGCCCCGCGCGGCGGTCCTCCACGAAATCATCCGCACCCAGGGCGATCAGGAGCTCGAACGCAGTGTCGCCGCGCTCTGGTGGTCGGCCCTTGCCGCCGGTCTGACCATGGGCCTGTCGTTGATGGCCATGGGGCTGCTCAATTCGCGTCTGCCGGACAGCGAAGCCTTCAAGGTGATCGCCAGTTTCGGTTACTGCGCGGGTTTCCTTGCGGTGATTCTGGCCCGCCAGCAACTGTTCACTGAAAACACCCTGACGGCGGTACTGCCGGTCATGACCAAACCCACGCTTGGCAACTTCGGCCGGTTGCTCCGCCTGTGGACGGTGGTGCTGTTCGGCAACCTCTGCGGCACGTTGCTGGTGGCCTACGTCATGTTGCACCTGCCGATTTTCGATACCAAGACCGACGCAGCCTTCCTTGAAATCGGACGCAAGGTCATGGAAAACAGCACCAGCCAGATGTTCGCCAAAGGCATCATCTCAGGCTGGATGATCGCGACCATGGTCTGGATGATCCCGTCGATGGAAAGCGCCAAGATGTGGATCATCATCCTCATCACCTACCTGATGGCGCTGGGGGATTTCACCCACATCGTCGTCGGTTCGGCCGAGGTTTCTTACCTGGTGTTTGCCGGCGAGTTGCCGTGGAAGGATTTCTGGCTGGTGTTCGCCGGGCCGACCCTGGCCGGGAACATCATCGGCGGCAGCTTTATCTTCGCGCTATTGAGTCATGCGCAGATTCGCAGCGAAAGCGGGCCGCCGACGACGTCTGCGGATCAGAAAACCGATCCGCAGCAGGTTAAAAAATAA
- a CDS encoding acyl-CoA thioesterase, which translates to MNFHTRKWVKPEDLNPNGTLFGGSLLRWIDEEAAIYAIVQLSNQRVVTKYISEINFVSASRQGDIIELGITATAFGRTSITLTCEVRNKITRKSILTVEKMVFVNLGEDGLPAPHGRTEIKYVKDQFQDDAASE; encoded by the coding sequence ATGAATTTCCACACCCGCAAATGGGTAAAACCCGAAGACCTCAACCCCAACGGCACACTGTTCGGCGGCAGCCTGCTGCGCTGGATCGACGAAGAAGCGGCGATCTACGCCATCGTCCAGCTGAGCAATCAGCGCGTGGTGACCAAGTACATCTCCGAAATCAACTTCGTCAGCGCCTCGCGCCAGGGCGACATCATCGAACTGGGCATCACCGCCACCGCGTTCGGTCGCACCTCGATCACCCTGACCTGCGAAGTGCGCAACAAGATCACCCGCAAAAGTATCCTGACGGTGGAGAAGATGGTCTTCGTCAACCTCGGTGAAGACGGCCTGCCCGCGCCACACGGCCGGACCGAGATCAAGTACGTGAAGGACCAGTTTCAGGACGATGCCGCCAGCGAATAA
- the ahcY gene encoding adenosylhomocysteinase: MSAVITPADFNDYKVADMSLAAWGRRETIIAESEMPALMGLRRKYAGEQPLKGAKILGCIHMTIQTAVLIETLVALGAEVRWSSCNIFSTQDQAAAAIAAAGIAVYAWKGETEEEYEWCLEQTILKDGAPWDANMILDDGGDLTELLHKKYPAILDRVHGVTEETTTGVHRLLDMLAKGELKIPAINVNDSVTKSKNDNKYGCRHSLNDAIKRGTDHLLSGKQALVIGYGDVGKGSAQSLRQEGMIVKVSEVDPICAMQACMDGFELVSPFIDGINTGTEASIDKALLGKIDLIVTTTGNVNVCDSNMLKALKKRAVVCNIGHFDNEIDTAFMRKNWAWEEVKPQVHKIHRTGPGAFDAQNDDYLILLAEGRLVNLGNATGHPSRIMDGSFANQVLAQIFLFGQKYADLSPAQKAERLTVEVLPKKLDEEVALEMVRGFGGVVTQLTKTQADYIGVTVEGPFKPHAYRY, encoded by the coding sequence ATGAGCGCTGTTATCACGCCTGCAGATTTTAACGATTACAAAGTTGCCGACATGTCCCTGGCTGCCTGGGGCCGTCGCGAAACCATCATCGCCGAGTCCGAAATGCCGGCCCTGATGGGTCTGCGTCGCAAGTACGCCGGTGAGCAGCCGCTCAAAGGCGCCAAAATCCTCGGCTGCATCCACATGACCATCCAGACTGCCGTGCTGATCGAAACCCTGGTTGCCCTGGGTGCCGAAGTTCGCTGGTCGTCGTGCAACATTTTCTCGACTCAGGACCAGGCCGCTGCCGCTATCGCTGCTGCCGGTATCGCGGTTTATGCCTGGAAAGGCGAGACCGAAGAAGAGTACGAGTGGTGCCTGGAGCAAACCATCCTCAAAGATGGCGCGCCTTGGGATGCCAACATGATCCTCGACGACGGCGGCGACCTGACCGAGCTGCTGCACAAGAAGTACCCGGCAATCCTGGACCGCGTCCACGGCGTGACCGAAGAGACCACCACTGGCGTTCACCGCCTGCTGGACATGCTGGCCAAGGGCGAGCTGAAAATCCCGGCCATCAACGTCAACGACTCGGTGACCAAGAGCAAGAACGACAACAAGTACGGCTGCCGTCACAGCCTGAACGACGCGATCAAGCGCGGTACCGACCACCTGCTGTCCGGCAAGCAAGCGCTGGTCATCGGCTACGGTGACGTGGGCAAGGGTTCGGCCCAGTCCCTGCGTCAGGAAGGCATGATCGTCAAGGTTTCCGAAGTTGACCCAATCTGCGCCATGCAAGCCTGCATGGACGGCTTCGAACTGGTTTCGCCGTTCATCGACGGCATCAACACCGGCACCGAAGCCAGCATCGACAAGGCACTGCTGGGCAAGATCGACCTGATCGTGACCACCACCGGCAACGTCAATGTTTGCGACTCGAACATGCTCAAAGCCCTGAAGAAGCGCGCTGTTGTCTGCAACATCGGCCACTTTGACAACGAAATTGACACCGCTTTCATGCGCAAGAACTGGGCATGGGAAGAAGTGAAGCCACAGGTACACAAGATCCACCGTACCGGCCCGGGCGCTTTCGACGCTCAGAACGACGACTACCTGATCCTGCTGGCCGAAGGCCGTCTGGTGAACCTGGGCAACGCCACCGGTCACCCAAGCCGCATCATGGACGGTTCGTTCGCCAACCAGGTGCTGGCTCAGATCTTCCTGTTCGGCCAGAAGTACGCCGACCTGTCGCCAGCCCAGAAAGCCGAGCGCCTGACCGTTGAAGTACTGCCGAAGAAACTCGACGAAGAAGTGGCCCTGGAAATGGTTCGCGGTTTCGGCGGCGTTGTGACTCAACTGACCAAGACCCAGGCCGACTACATCGGCGTGACCGTCGAAGGCCCGTTCAAGCCGCACGCTTACCGCTACTGA
- the metF gene encoding methylenetetrahydrofolate reductase [NAD(P)H] encodes MSQDRRYSFEFFPTKTDAGHEKLLATARQLATYNPDFFSCTYGAGGSTRDRTINTVMQLESEVKVPAAPHLSCVGDSKDDLRGLLTQYKAAGIKRIVALRGDLPSGMGMASGELRHANDLVEFIREETGDHFHIEVAAYPEMHPQARNFEDDLTNFVRKANAGADSAITQYFFNADSYFYFVERVRAMGVNIPIVPGIMPITNYSKLARFSDACGAEIPRWIRKQLEAYGDDTQSIQGFGEHVISEMCERLLQGGAPGLHFYTLNQAEPSLAVWNNLKLPR; translated from the coding sequence ATGTCCCAAGACCGTCGCTACAGTTTCGAGTTCTTCCCTACCAAGACCGATGCTGGGCATGAAAAGCTGCTCGCCACTGCTCGTCAGCTGGCCACCTACAACCCCGATTTTTTCTCCTGCACCTACGGCGCTGGCGGTTCGACACGTGACCGCACCATCAACACCGTGATGCAGCTGGAAAGTGAAGTCAAAGTCCCTGCCGCCCCGCATTTGTCCTGCGTTGGCGACAGCAAGGACGACCTGCGCGGCCTGCTGACCCAATACAAGGCAGCCGGCATCAAACGTATCGTTGCGCTTCGCGGTGACCTGCCTTCGGGCATGGGCATGGCCAGCGGCGAACTGCGCCACGCCAATGACCTGGTTGAATTCATTCGTGAAGAAACCGGCGATCATTTCCACATCGAAGTCGCCGCCTACCCGGAAATGCATCCGCAAGCGCGTAACTTCGAAGACGATCTGACCAACTTCGTGCGCAAGGCCAACGCCGGCGCCGACAGTGCAATCACCCAGTACTTCTTCAACGCCGACAGCTACTTCTACTTCGTCGAGCGTGTACGGGCGATGGGCGTGAACATCCCGATCGTGCCGGGGATCATGCCGATCACCAACTACAGCAAGCTGGCACGCTTCTCCGATGCCTGCGGTGCGGAAATTCCGCGCTGGATCCGCAAGCAACTGGAAGCCTATGGCGATGACACCCAGAGCATTCAAGGCTTTGGTGAGCACGTCATCAGCGAGATGTGCGAGCGCCTGCTGCAAGGTGGCGCACCGGGGCTGC